CCCGGCACGTCGAGGCGTACGCGAAGTACATCGACGAGAAGCTCGGCGAGTCCTATCCCATCAACCCGGGCCTCAAGGCGCTGCTGCGGGACCTCCTCGCCGAGTCCAACTGGGACATCGTCTACCTGGGCATGCAGGTCGTCGTCGAGGGTCTGGCCCTCGCCGCGACCCGGCTCGCCGGCAGCGGCTTCGGCGATCCCATCATCACCTCGATCACCAAGATGATCGCCAGGGACGAGGCGCGGCACGTCGGGTTCGGCTCGGTCGCGCTGGCGGGCCTCTACGACGGGATGACGTCCAAGGAGCTCGACGAGCGGGAGAAGTTCCTGCTGGAGGCGATTCACCTGATGTCCCGGCGCTTCCTGCTCCGCGAGGTCTGGGAGCGCATGGACCTCGACGTGGAGAAGGGCGTCAGGTTCGCGCAGACGGACCCGATGATGTTCGGCTACCGGCAGCTCCTCTTCCAGCAGGTCATCCATCTGCTGCGGCAGCTGGGACTGCTCACGCCGAAGCTCAGGGACCTGTTCCTGACGGAGAACCTGGCGCGGCCGGAGGCGTTCCGCAACCTCGGCTGAGTGCGCGAGGTGGTGGCTCGGCGGCAGAACAAAGAGGAACCGGGTTCCGTACCGACGTCATTCCTGTCGGTACGGAACCCGGTTCCTCTTCATGTGCGAGTTCACGTATGAACGCGCGCGAACGCCCCGACCGGGGAAGGGTCACGCGCCGGCCGGCACGGGCGCCCGCTCGGCCCCGGCGCGGTGACGCCCGCCGTCACCGGTGAGGCTGAGGAACACGTCGTCCAGCGTCGGCCGGGACAGCCCCGCGTCCTCCAGCGCGATACCGGCGTCCTCCAGCAGTCGCAGCGCGTGGGCCAGCACCGGAGTGCCGCCGTGTACGGCGACGGCCACCTCGCGGCTGCGCTCGTCGGACTCGGCCGGCCGTGCGCCCAGCCCGGAGAGCAGCGCGGCGGCCTCGGGCAACCGCTCCCGATCGCGGACCACCAGGCGGATCCGCTCCCCGCCCGTCTGCTTCTTGAGCTCGTCGGCGGTACCGCGCGCTATCACCTTGCCGCCGTCCACGACGGCGATGGAGTCGGCGAGCTGGTCCGCCTCCTCCAGGTACTGCGTGGTGAGCAGCACGGTCGTGCCGTCCCGGACGAGCTCCCCGATCACCTCCCACATGTTGATCCGGCTGCTCGGGTCGAGGCCGGTGGTGGGCTCGTCGAGGAACAGCACGGGCGGCGCCGCGACCAGGGACGCGGCCAGGTCGAGGCGTCGGCGCATCCCGCCCGAGTACGTCCGCACCGGGCGGTCGGCGGCATCGGTGAGCGTGAAGCGGTCCAGCAGCTCGGCGGCCCTGACCTGGGCATTGCGGCGGCCCAGGTGGTAGAGGCGGCCGACCATGACAAGGTTCTCGCGGCCGGTCAGGGTCTCGTCGACCGCCGCGTACTGGCCGGACAGGCCGATGATGCCGCGGACCTCGTCGGGCTGGGTGGTGACGTCCCTGCCGAGGACGGTGGCGCGGCCCGCGTCCACCGTGAGCAGGCTGGTCAGCACGCGCACCGTGGTCGTCTTGCCCGCGCCGTTGGGCCCGAGCAGCCCGAGCAGCGTGCCCGCGGGGACCTCGAGATCCAGGCCGTCCAGGGCCCGTACCGGATTCCTGCCCTGGTACGTCTTGACCAGGCCCTCCGCACGGATGGCTGGGGTCATAGGTATCGTCCTCGATATCTTCCTCGCGGGATGTCTTCCGCACGGGATGGGAATTCCATGATTGCCGTGGCCCGGCGGCACACGGAACGCATGCGGCGATAATTGCTGATGGGATGCCGCAATATTGCCGCTGTGCGCCCGAAGGCATCGGGACACTTGCCGGAACCGATACCTGGAACACGAATCGGCGGCTGGCCATGATGCGAGATGATCGGGTGGCAGCCGACCCACGAGGCGAGTCAAGGCGATTCACCACGGGCGCGCCGTCCAGCCGGATTCCATTCCCATCGCATTCGCCGAAACGGCTGGGGGACTTCATATGTCTGCGACCGAACGGGCCCGCGTCGACCGCGTCGACAGCGTGGTCATCACCGGACTGGGCGCCACGACACCGCTCGGCGGGGACGTGAAGTCCACCTGGGCCACCTTGTTGGAGGGCCGCCGGGTGGTCGCGGGCCTCACCGACGACTGGCCCGCGGATCTGCCGGTCCGCATCGCGGCGCGCGCCGCCGCGGACCCCGGCACCGTACTGGACCGCATAGAACTGCGCAGACTCGACCGGTCGAGCCAGTTCGCCCTGATCGCCGTCCGTGAGGCCTGGACGGACGCCGGTTTCTTCGGCCGGGCCGGCGACACCGGCCAGCCGGACGCGGAACGGGTGGGAGCCGTCCTCGGCAGCGGCATCGGCGGGCTGAGCACCCTCGTCGACGGCCATGAGCAGATACGCACCCGTGGGGTCCGGGGCCTGTCGCCGCACACCATGCCGAAGATGATGATCAACGGTTCCGCGGGGCAGGTCGGCCTGGAGATCAACGCGCGGGCCGGTGTGCACGCGCCCACCTCCGCCTGCGCGGCCGGCGCCGAGGCCATCGCCGCGGGCCTCGACATGATCCGGCTCGGCCGGGCCGACGTCGTGGCTGTCGGCGGCACCGAGGCGATCATCCATCCGCTGACGATCGCGGCGTTCGCCAGCATGAAGGCGATGTCCCGCAGGAACGACGACCCGGAGCACGCCTCCCGTCCCTACGACACCGGGCGCGACGGCTTCGTCATGGGCGAGGGAGCGGCCGTGCTCATTCTGGAGTCGGGGCGCCACGCGCGGGCCCGCGGAGCCCGGATCCACGCCGAGTTGGCCGGCGCGGGCATCAGCGCCGACGGTCACCACATCGTGGCACCCGAGCCCACGGGCCGGGGCGCCGCCGCCGCGCTGCGCAAGGCGCTGGCCGACGCCGACCTCAGCCCGCGCGACGTCGTCCACGTCAACGCGCACGCCACCTCGACCCCGCAGGGGGACCTCGCCGAGAGCCTGGCCATCCGCTCGGTCCTGGGCGAGCGCGACGGACGCGGCGGTGACTACGCGGTCTCCGCGATCAAGTCGACCGCCGGTCATCTGATGGGAGCCTCGGGGGCGTTGGCGGCCGTCGTCAGCGTGCTCGCGCTGCGCGACAGAACGGCACCGCCGACGATGAACATCGAGCAGCTGGACCCGGGGATCGGCCTGGACGTCGTACGCGACCAGCCGCGCGCTCTGTCCAAGGGCCCCGCCGCGTGTCTGACCAACTCCGCGGGCTTCGGCGGCCACAACGTCGTCCTCGCCTTCCGGGACCACGCGTGACGGCGGCGGACGGCATCGCGGCCGGGGAGGCACCGCGCGACCTGGACATGGCGGACCTGGCGTCCGGCTGGGAGCTGACGTGTGCCGTGCTGCTGCCCTGGACGGGGGCGGCGCCCCCGCGGGACGGCAGCCGCGTGGCAGCGGAGCCGAGCAGGACGGGCGCCGAGTAGGCGAGGAGCCGGGCCGCAGGTCCGGGCGCACAACGACGGTGGCGCCGACGGGGAGTTGTCCCCGTCGGCGCCACCGTCGAAGGTGCGGGCCGGCTCAGCCCTTGGCCGGCCAGGAGGCTCCGTAGCGCGCGCAGATGGAGTTCACCTCGAAGGTGTCCGGCAGCGTGATGGAGCCGTCCTCCACATGGCCGCCGATCAGCCGGACGATGTCCTCGACGCGCTCCAGGGACATCGCGACCTCGGGCGTCAGGGCCTCCAGCTTGAACAGGTCCTCGATGGTGAACCCGAGCTCGGCCAGCGCCAGCGAATGGAAGCCGAGGTCTCCGATCAGCCGGAGTTCGGGGGTGACCACGGCGACCTTCTGCGGAGCGACCAGGCGCACCAGCGTGCAGACCAGGCCGGGGATCTCCGCCGGACTCACCACGACATCGGTTTCGGACATGTGCGCGCTCTCTTTCTGACGACGTGCGAGCCGGTGTCAAGGCTCGGCGAGCGTCATCGTGCCCGCGCCGCGACCTCTCTCACCAGGCAAGCCGACCGGCAAGCGGACACCTGCCCGCACCCGGTGTGCACGGCGCGAACTGCCGTGGGACGGGCCGGAATTGCCGTCAGGCTGCCGGATGTTCTGCCTGGTCCCGGCCTGTGCCGTGGTAAAGCCTGTGCTGCATGGAGAACCGCTGGATCACCGGGCGCCTCACCGTGGGCGCACCGCGCGTACGTCTGATCTGCCTGCCGCAGGCCGGAGGCGGCGCCGGAGCGTTCTCCGCCTGGCGCGCGCACATTCCGGAGGGCGTCGAACTGGCGCCGGTGGAACTGCCCGGCCGCGGCACCCGCGAGGCCGATCCGATGCCGGCCCGGTTCGACGACCTCGTCGACGCCCTGTACGAGGGGATCGTGCCCGAACTGGACGTGCCCTACGTCCTGTTCGGCCACAGCTTCGGCGGGGTCCTCGCCTACGAACTCACGCTCCGTATCGAGGAACGGGGTGCGCCGGCACCCCTCGCCACCCTGGTGTCCGCCTCGCGCGCGCCCCAGACGCCCAGCACGGGCACGATCTCGGACGCGTCCGACAGCGAGCTGCTGGCGTGGCTGGTGAACACCGGCGGACTGCCCCATGAACTGCTCAAGTACCAGTCCTATGTGGCCTATTTGCTGCGCACCATCCGCACCGACATAGCCCTCGCCGAACGGTATCTTGTACCCGATCCAAGACCGGTGCGCACCCCGTTGCACACACTCTGCGGTGAGGAGGACCGGGTCGTCACCGCAGAGCAGGTCCGCCACTGGAAGGAGTGCGCGGGAGGCGAGCATTCCTTCACGGTCATGCCGGGTGGGCATTCCTGTCACCAGACGCATGCGGCCCAACTCATGGAATTCATACGGGAGATCCTGCTGCCCGGAAGGGTCCCCGAGGAGGAACGACAGTGACCGACACCCTGCATGCGGGGCTCACCATGGCGGGACAGCTCGCCGAGAAGAACGACGGCAGCAATTTCGTCGTCTACTTCAACACCCTGCTCATCGTCGGCATCACGACCATCGTCGTCGTACGCCAGTTCACGGCCCAGCAGGTCACCAACCGCATGTTCTTCTGGGTGGGCGTGCTCATCATCCGCGGCTGTGTCCCACCGGGGCCCGCCGAGATGAAGCCGGCGAGCATCACCCTGCTGGTCATCTCCCTGATCGCCTCGGTCGTCTTCGGCATCTGGCGTGGGGTGGCCTTCCCGATGTGGAAGGACGCCGAGGGGCGGGTGTTCCGCAAGGGTGACAGCCGGATCCTGGTCCTGTGGCTGCTGACCGTGGCCGTACGGCTGGTCTGCGGAGGCATCGGCGCGGTGGCGTTCCACGAGGCCTTCAACGCCGACGCGATCTGGCTCGGCATGGGCGTGACGCTCGCCGTGCAGCACGCCGTCATGACGCGCCGCAAGGCGGACGCACCGCTGCGCGTCACGGAGAGCGGAGCGGTACCGAGCGCCACATGAGGCGCGAAGCGAGAGCGCGGAAGGGGTAGGACGAGGTGGACGCGGTGGATGCGGGGGACGCGGTGCGGGCGCATCGCGGGATGTACATCGCCGGAACGTGGCGACGACCGGCGACGGACGACACGACCGACGTGGTGAATCCGGCCGACGAGCGCGTCATCGCCACGGTGCCGGCGGGCACGGCGCGGGACGTCGACGCCGCCGTGGCGGCCGCCCGCGCGGCGCTGCCCGGCTGGGCGGCGAAGCCCCCGTCCGAGCGAGCGGCGGCCCTGACCGCCCTGGGACGTGAACTGCGGGCCCGTGTCCGGGACTTCGCCGAGACGATCACGGCGGAACTGGGATCCCCGTCGGCGCTGAGCCGACTGGCGCACGTGCGGACGCCTCTCGTGGTACTCGACTCCTACGCGGAGCTGGCCGCGCACCACCCCTTCGAAGAGCGGATCGCGCACTCCACGGTCCTGTCGGAGCCGATCGGCG
Above is a genomic segment from Streptomyces sp. R21 containing:
- a CDS encoding beta-ketoacyl synthase, whose product is MSATERARVDRVDSVVITGLGATTPLGGDVKSTWATLLEGRRVVAGLTDDWPADLPVRIAARAAADPGTVLDRIELRRLDRSSQFALIAVREAWTDAGFFGRAGDTGQPDAERVGAVLGSGIGGLSTLVDGHEQIRTRGVRGLSPHTMPKMMINGSAGQVGLEINARAGVHAPTSACAAGAEAIAAGLDMIRLGRADVVAVGGTEAIIHPLTIAAFASMKAMSRRNDDPEHASRPYDTGRDGFVMGEGAAVLILESGRHARARGARIHAELAGAGISADGHHIVAPEPTGRGAAAALRKALADADLSPRDVVHVNAHATSTPQGDLAESLAIRSVLGERDGRGGDYAVSAIKSTAGHLMGASGALAAVVSVLALRDRTAPPTMNIEQLDPGIGLDVVRDQPRALSKGPAACLTNSAGFGGHNVVLAFRDHA
- a CDS encoding ferritin-like domain-containing protein, which produces MAEISQSESDSTLFTLEQTRSDLMEVDASIRACLNWDYGERDNRIWSLYQKNKKSQWDAETYIDWDYDVRFGAPLDDAYSAGVATFVVGTESPVPKELLNEFRWQYQAWMVSQFLHGEQGALVATARLVETVPDMESKIYAASQVADEARHVEAYAKYIDEKLGESYPINPGLKALLRDLLAESNWDIVYLGMQVVVEGLALAATRLAGSGFGDPIITSITKMIARDEARHVGFGSVALAGLYDGMTSKELDEREKFLLEAIHLMSRRFLLREVWERMDLDVEKGVRFAQTDPMMFGYRQLLFQQVIHLLRQLGLLTPKLRDLFLTENLARPEAFRNLG
- a CDS encoding ATP-binding cassette domain-containing protein, with translation MTPAIRAEGLVKTYQGRNPVRALDGLDLEVPAGTLLGLLGPNGAGKTTTVRVLTSLLTVDAGRATVLGRDVTTQPDEVRGIIGLSGQYAAVDETLTGRENLVMVGRLYHLGRRNAQVRAAELLDRFTLTDAADRPVRTYSGGMRRRLDLAASLVAAPPVLFLDEPTTGLDPSSRINMWEVIGELVRDGTTVLLTTQYLEEADQLADSIAVVDGGKVIARGTADELKKQTGGERIRLVVRDRERLPEAAALLSGLGARPAESDERSREVAVAVHGGTPVLAHALRLLEDAGIALEDAGLSRPTLDDVFLSLTGDGGRHRAGAERAPVPAGA
- a CDS encoding acyl carrier protein, translating into MSETDVVVSPAEIPGLVCTLVRLVAPQKVAVVTPELRLIGDLGFHSLALAELGFTIEDLFKLEALTPEVAMSLERVEDIVRLIGGHVEDGSITLPDTFEVNSICARYGASWPAKG
- a CDS encoding thioesterase II family protein, with protein sequence MENRWITGRLTVGAPRVRLICLPQAGGGAGAFSAWRAHIPEGVELAPVELPGRGTREADPMPARFDDLVDALYEGIVPELDVPYVLFGHSFGGVLAYELTLRIEERGAPAPLATLVSASRAPQTPSTGTISDASDSELLAWLVNTGGLPHELLKYQSYVAYLLRTIRTDIALAERYLVPDPRPVRTPLHTLCGEEDRVVTAEQVRHWKECAGGEHSFTVMPGGHSCHQTHAAQLMEFIREILLPGRVPEEERQ